From the Chitinispirillales bacterium genome, the window ACTTTAAGTCCGTTATCAAGCACGGTATTATCATTCAAAACAAGTTCTATGTCTCTATCGGACGTATAAATCAAATGAATTACCGCGTCCGCGTTAAGAGCGCCCGCGTCAAAAGCCACGCACATTTCCGCATAAGGCCATTTATCATTTTTTCCATCACTTTTTTCAAGTGTAGCTGTCCAAGATATTTCTCCGTCTTTTATTTGTACGTTTGTCATCGTAGCAAATTCGGAATGATAATACCACGCGCCGCATGTGAGGCCTTCGCCATCATCTGTAAATGTAAAATTCGGATTTACCCATGGGGTTTCTCCAGAACTTGATAAAAGGTCCAATCCTTCAGCTGGTTCTACGGGATCATCACCACCGCCTCCATTATTATCGCTTCCGCAACCAACAAAAATTACGCTCGCGATAAACATGGCGATAATGGCGAGAATACTTTTCTTTGAAAAAACGTTCATAATAAAACTCCTTAAATAAAATTAATTAAAACACACAAGGAAATCCGTATCGGTAGAGTAATATAATAAATAGTTTAACAGACCGCCGTATTTTTTGAGAAAATTACAAAAAAAGTTTGTAAAAGTTTTTTTACTCTTGACAAAATTATTTCCATTTTTTACTTTTTTCAATTGAATTTTATGATTACTCCCACGATTTACGGAAAGGTTAAACTCTAAATGATTAGCGCAGACAAGTTATTTTCAAAAACAAATAGCGATTTGACATGGGCGTTATGGAATTGGAACGGGAACGTTTGCGTCGAAAGTATAAAAAAACAACTCGCTTCTTTTGTAAAAGACGGATTTAACGGAATAATTATTCGTCCCTGTTCAAATATTTCCTGCGGGTTTATGACCGACGAATTTCTTGAATTTTTCACGATAGCGCTTATTTTGGCTAAAAAAGAAAAAATACACGTAATGTTAGCCGACGATTTTAACAGACCCGCCGATTCTTTGTTTTACTCAACGGTCGCAAAAGAAAAAAATTACAGAAGCGAGCGCTTAGTTCTGTCTAAAAAAATATTTTGTAAAGGCGGCGCCAAATTTGAATTTGAACCGGATATTTTTTCTCAAAATTATATAGCGGCTGTTCCAGCCGAAAGCCGAAAAATATCTCTTGCGGGTTCTACGGTTATTTTTGACGGGAAACATTTTGACAAATCGATTTCTTGGACCGCTCCTGCGGGAAACGATTGGCTTATTTTGAAGTTTACGGCGGAGTACGAAAAAAACCGCGATTCGAAATACATTCCGAACATGTATAATATCAAACTCGCACAAACATACTGCGGCGGCGTTTTGCAAAAAATCCTTGAAACGGCGAGAAGCGTCGATAAAACTACGTTTAAAGGGTTTATGTTTGAAATGCCGGCTATAATACCTTGCGAACACGGTATTCCATGGGACAGAGAAGTTATAGCGTCAAAATATTTGTCGCGTTTTAAAAAAGATATAACGGCGCTGCTTCCGGCGCTTTTCCTCGACGGAATTGACGACGCTTTGTTAAAATGCCGTCCGCACATATATAATTTTTTGTGGGAATCGGTTTGCGACAGGTTTCCCGCGATTATTCAAAAATGGTGTGAGCAAGAAAGCGTTCAAATGTGGTTAATAAGTCAAGACAGCGACATGAGAAACGTAAAATGCGACGGCGTGCATACGGTTTTGCCTTCCATAGGACAAAACGCCTGCGGAACAGCGTTCAGGTCGGAAAGTCATGCGAGCCAAACGGCGTTTATTATACAATCCGAAATCAGCCGTTCAAACGGAATAGAGACAATAGGAATCGTCGGACGCGACAGCACTATGAAATCTTATTCCATAGGCGAATTAAAGTCGATAATCGATTGGCAAATACTGTTCGGCGCGGATAAAATAGTTATAGACGGATTTTATCTTAATCCCATTCACCGCTACGAAGATTATGCGCCGCCCGGAATCTCGTTCAATCACCCGGATTACCGATACCTAAAAGATTTGGTAGTTCAATGTAAAAGGGCGCTTTCCATTAATTATGCAAGAAAAACGAGCGAATTCGGCGTCGCTATAATCTCGCCGTCTCAGTCGCTTATTGCGGATTATACGCTGGGAGACAACGCCGTTATAGACGAAGCGATTGAAACGTTCTTACACATTATATACGATTTACGAACTTATCAAATTCCGTACACTATCATTACCGAAGAGGATTTTGTAAAAAACGAAAGTACGGAAATCACCGCCGAAGGATATGTTAAAACCGCTTGCGGCTTGTATTCAGCCGTCATTTTACCGTATGTACGGCTTTTGAATAATTCTTTTTTTGCGCAAATCGAAAGAATGGTAATAAAAAAAGGAATAGTTTTATTTACGGAAAAAAAACCTGCGGGCACTTTTGACGAAGGACAAAGTGAAATTTTTGAAGTGCGAATCAATAGAATGCTTAATTCAAATATTCATCATTGTATTGTCGGAAACGTTCCCGACATCGTTGACTTAATTATCAAATCAAACGAAAATATCGTCAAGCGCGTCCATATTGAAAAAGGAAACTGCGGAGTTTTAGTTAACCACTACCCTATCGATAAAGATTTTGTAACTACTATATTCAATACTTCAAACGAAAACGTACCTATTGAAATCACTCGTACGGAAAATAAACATTTTTTGAAAGTAGACGTTGAGAACGGACAGTTCGTTAATGTTGACAGCGCAGAAGATAAAGGAAGTTTTTTTAATTTTTTGATTCACCCCAGAGAGCAGATTATTCTTTTGGAAACAACTATAACTAACGTTAAAACTTTAGAATCTCTTACGGTTCAAAAACTTGACGTGATATTACCGGAATATTCTTCTAATATCGGAAAAGAACGTGGAATTTTTGAAACAGAATCGCTGAACAGATTTCCGCTTTCCCGATGGAAATCTATGGTAAGCGTAAATAGAGACAGAAATATCATACATTACAATTATGAAGCGGTGTTTGAGTCCGATTGCAATCCCGAAACCGCAATATTGGTATTTTATGATAATATTCCCGACTGGGAAAAAATACTTGACGACAGATTCAAAGTAAAAATTAACGGCATTGAAGTTCAAAGGATGAATCCGAATTCTTATCCGCAGTACGTTGAAGATCCGAATCTTTTGGCGTACGATATTTCTTATGCGATAATAAAAGATAAGACAAATTTCGTTTCAATACGGAAATCAAGCGATGCGGATTTGCCGGATCCGATAAAGTATCCGCCGTTTGTCCTGGTTTCGTCCGCGGTTGAAAAAGGACAAAACAATTGGAAAATTCTTGACGTTGCGGCGGCCAAACAATGCGCATGGGATACAAAAGGATACCCATATTTGATAGGACGCGGTTCTTCTGTGTATTACTTTGAAGCGCCGAAAAATTATCGCCGGATCGTTTTAGCGTTTGACGATTTGTCGGGCGCTACCAATATTACGCTTAATGATAAAGATTACGGCGAAGAAGAAGACTTGCCTGAAGAAAGCGTTAAAAAAACGCCTTTGTCGCATATGATGATTTTTCCTCCGTATAGAGTTGATATAACGGATTTTGTTAACGACAAAAGAAACATATTGACACTTACGTCGTCAAATACGTTGACGTCGCAAAACCGTCTTGAACCGGGTAAAGGCGGCGCTGTAGGAAGCGTATATTTGGAAATAATAATGAAAGAGTAAGTTGTTTTTTACGTTTACTTTCTAATTCTTTAAAATTTCTATAGCGTTTTCCAAGCCGACGCTTCGTGAACCTTTAAGAAGAATAACGTCGTCGTTTTTTGATATTTTCTGCAGAATATCACCTGCAGATTCGGCATTTTCCGCCACAAAAACGCTTTTATCGTCAAATCCTGCCCGCAGCGCTGCGTCTGCTATTATTTTTGCACATTTTCCGACAGTAATAAGACAGTCTATATTGTAATTTACAAGCGACTTACCTAATTTTTCATGAAGTTCTTTTTCATAATCTCCCAACTCGCCCATACTTCCCAAAACAGCTATCCGTTTGGCGCAAGCGGGAATATCGTTGAACATTTTAAGAGACGTCTGCATTGAACTCGGATTTGCATTGTAACAATCGACTATTATTTTTCTATTGCCGATAACCTTAATTTCCCCGCGCATATTTGAAGGTTTTAATTCCTTTACCGCTTTTTGCACGATTTGTCTTTCTATTCCCATGGAAAGCGCTAAATAAATTGCCGGTAAGACGCTGTAAACCGCATGTATTCCAGGCATTGAAAGTTCATATTTGTTTTGATTGAATTCAAACGAATAACAGCCGTTTTCGTCACAAATCGTATTTTCGCCGCGAATTTGATTTCCTTCTTTCAAACCAAAATAAAACGCAGGAATTTTGTCGATTTCGTTTTGTTTAACGCTTCTTTCGTCATCGCCGTTTAGAAGCAAAATTCCATCATGAATTGAAATAACCCTTGCCAGTTCAAATTTCGCTTCAGCGGTTTTTTCAATGCTGCCGAATAGTCCTACGTGAGCGTATCCGATATTTGTGATAATTCCCATATCAGGCTTAATTATCTGCGCCAAATCGGCAATTTCCCCGGCATGATTCGCACCGATTTCAAAAACGGCGATTTCTTCGTCGCCTTCAAGCGACAAAATAGATAACGGAACCCCTATGTGGTTATTGAAATTTCCTTTCGTCCCGCCGATTTTTAGTCCTTTACTCAACAATTCTTTCAGCATGTCGGCGGTAGTGGTTTTGCCGTTAGAACCGGTTACGGCAACTATAGGAATTCCTAAAATTTTACGATACTCTTTCGCCGCTTTTTGAATTGACGAAAGGACGTTATCGACAAGCAATAAATTAAAATCTCCAAAATTTCTACGATTTTTACAAAACCATTCTTTTTCTACTACGGCGGCGACAGCCCCGTTTTCAAATGCGGAATTTATATAATCGTGTCCGTCTTGATTTTCACCTTTAAGCGCTATAAAGATATCGCCTTTTTGCAATTTTCTGCTATCCATCCAAACATTGTTAAACTCTAAAATTCCATCGGCGTCTCCTATTTCGCAGTTCATCCATTTGGATAAGTTAAACAAAGATTTTTTTGTCAACTTATTACTTTTGTAATGTTTGCATCCGTAACTCTCAGAATGTTTATGTTCTCTCATTTTACCCTTTTTGTTAAAATATTAGTCCCGTGTTTGCAGGAGTATTTTGAGGCGGCGGCGTTCCAAAATATTTCAAAGCGTTTGAAGTGTCGCGGTTTTCGCCGACAGTATGTATGCTGCACTTATTAGGAAAAATTCCCGGTAAGAAAACTTCCTTGTAAGGATTAGGGCAATAATTATTTGCCAATTCGTGAGAAATCGGACAAATTTCTTGGATTTCCAAACTATCGGATTCAAAATTTTTAACTTGCAAATCCCTATGCAACGATTTCATTACCGGAGTCCAAATCGGAATTGCACCGCGGGAACCCGTGATTCCCATTCCCATCGGCAGGTTTCGGTCGGTCCCAATCCAAACCCCGCAAGCAATTTGAGGAGTATATCCTACAAACCATGCATCTGTGTAGTTGTTCGTTGTCCCCGTTTTTCCGGCGGCGGGACGTGTAAACCCGTTATCACGAATGCTTGCTCCCGTCCCACGTAGAATAACGTCCTGCATTAAAATCGTCATAAGTTCTGCGAGTATCGGCTCAATAACCTGTTGTGCGGAATTCTCGTGTCGGCTTATAATTTTTCCGTTCTTATCGACAACCTTTTCCACAAAATACGGATCAGGCATAAGCCCTTGATTTGCAAAAGCGCAATACGCGCGTGTAATCTCAAAATTAGTCGCCTCGCAAGTTCCCAAAGCTAATGCCGGAACAGCCGGAAGATTATGCGAAAATCCCATGTTTTTTGCCAATTCTACGACTTTTTTCGGTCCTACGTCCTGAATTACTTGAACCGCTACCAAATTTACAGATCTTCGCAGCGCTTCGCGGATTGTCATATCGCCGTAAAATTTTTTATCAATATTTTCCGGACGCCAAACATCGCCGCGAGTTTCGTCAATA encodes:
- a CDS encoding UDP-N-acetylmuramoyl-tripeptide--D-alanyl-D-alanine ligase yields the protein MREHKHSESYGCKHYKSNKLTKKSLFNLSKWMNCEIGDADGILEFNNVWMDSRKLQKGDIFIALKGENQDGHDYINSAFENGAVAAVVEKEWFCKNRRNFGDFNLLLVDNVLSSIQKAAKEYRKILGIPIVAVTGSNGKTTTADMLKELLSKGLKIGGTKGNFNNHIGVPLSILSLEGDEEIAVFEIGANHAGEIADLAQIIKPDMGIITNIGYAHVGLFGSIEKTAEAKFELARVISIHDGILLLNGDDERSVKQNEIDKIPAFYFGLKEGNQIRGENTICDENGCYSFEFNQNKYELSMPGIHAVYSVLPAIYLALSMGIERQIVQKAVKELKPSNMRGEIKVIGNRKIIVDCYNANPSSMQTSLKMFNDIPACAKRIAVLGSMGELGDYEKELHEKLGKSLVNYNIDCLITVGKCAKIIADAALRAGFDDKSVFVAENAESAGDILQKISKNDDVILLKGSRSVGLENAIEILKN